From Bacillus sp. Bos-x628, the proteins below share one genomic window:
- the prmA gene encoding 50S ribosomal protein L11 methyltransferase — translation MKWSEISVHTTNEAVEPITNILHEAGASGVVIEDPLDLIKERENVYGEIYQLDPNDYPDEGVIVKAYLPVNSFLMETVDEIKEAINNLLLYDIDLGNNTLSLCEVNEEEWATAWKKYYHPVKISEKFTIVPTWEEYTPVQSDELIIEMDPGMAFGTGTHPTTVLCIQALERYVKENDTVIDVGTGSGILSVAAAMLGAREIHAFDLDTVAVESAKQNIELNGVSDLVTVKQNNLLDGMTGEHDVIVANILAEVILRFTDQAYDLLKKGGCFITSGIIGQKKWQVKTALEEAGFEIVEVLSMEDWVGMIAKK, via the coding sequence TTGAAGTGGTCAGAGATTAGCGTTCATACAACAAATGAAGCGGTGGAGCCGATCACCAATATTTTGCACGAAGCAGGTGCAAGTGGCGTCGTGATCGAGGACCCGCTTGATTTAATCAAGGAACGTGAAAATGTATACGGTGAGATCTACCAGCTCGATCCGAATGATTATCCGGATGAAGGCGTCATTGTGAAAGCCTATCTCCCTGTGAATAGCTTTTTGATGGAAACGGTAGATGAGATCAAAGAAGCCATCAACAATCTTCTTTTATATGATATTGATCTTGGGAATAACACTTTGTCCCTTTGTGAAGTGAATGAAGAAGAATGGGCAACTGCATGGAAAAAATACTATCATCCTGTGAAAATTTCTGAAAAATTCACCATCGTTCCGACTTGGGAAGAATACACACCTGTACAGTCTGATGAACTCATCATTGAAATGGACCCCGGGATGGCATTTGGAACAGGTACGCATCCAACAACGGTACTATGTATTCAAGCACTTGAACGATACGTCAAGGAAAACGATACAGTCATTGATGTTGGTACAGGTTCTGGAATTTTAAGTGTTGCGGCAGCAATGCTTGGTGCAAGAGAAATTCATGCCTTTGATCTCGACACTGTTGCAGTTGAAAGTGCGAAACAAAACATTGAATTAAATGGTGTTAGTGATTTAGTGACTGTGAAACAAAATAATTTACTTGACGGCATGACAGGAGAACATGATGTGATCGTTGCCAACATTCTAGCCGAGGTCATTCTGCGATTTACAGATCAGGCGTATGACCTATTGAAGAAGGGTGGCTGCTTTATTACATCAGGAATCATCGGACAAAAGAAATGGCAAGTCAAAACCGCTTTAGAAGAAGCTGGCTTTGAAATTGTGGAAGTGCTGTCAATGGAAGATTGGGTCGGCATGATAGCAAAAAAATAA
- the dnaJ gene encoding molecular chaperone DnaJ yields the protein MSKRDYYEVLGVGKSASKDEIKKAYRKLSKKYHPDINKEAGSDEKFKEIKEAYETLSDDQKRAQYDQFGHTDPNQGFGGGGFGGGDFGGFGGFDDIFSSIFGGGTRRRDPNAPRQGADLQYTMTLSFEEAAFGKETTIEIPREETCETCKGSGAKPGTQAKTCSHCGGSGQLSVEQSTPFGKVVNRRVCNYCSGTGKQIDHKCSTCGGSGKVRKRKKINVTIPAGVDDGQQLRVSGQGEPGVNGGPPGDLFVVFHVREHEFFERDGDDIYCEMPLTFAQAALGDEIEVPTLHGKVKLKIPAGTQTGTKFRLKGKGVKNVRGYGQGDQHIVVRVVTPTNLTEDQKEILRKFAEVSGNKPDEQEMSFFDKVKRAFKGE from the coding sequence ATGAGTAAGCGTGATTACTATGAAGTGCTTGGCGTTGGTAAGAGCGCCTCAAAGGACGAAATCAAAAAGGCATACCGCAAGCTTTCAAAAAAGTATCACCCTGATATTAATAAAGAAGCTGGCTCAGATGAGAAATTTAAAGAAATAAAAGAAGCGTATGAAACCCTTTCTGACGATCAAAAACGTGCCCAATATGATCAATTTGGTCATACCGATCCAAATCAAGGTTTCGGTGGCGGCGGCTTTGGCGGAGGAGACTTTGGCGGCTTTGGCGGCTTTGATGATATTTTCTCAAGTATTTTTGGCGGTGGTACTAGAAGGAGAGATCCAAATGCACCGCGTCAAGGAGCAGACCTTCAATATACAATGACGCTCTCTTTTGAAGAAGCGGCATTTGGAAAAGAAACCACAATTGAAATTCCTCGTGAAGAAACATGTGAGACGTGTAAAGGCTCCGGTGCAAAACCTGGCACGCAAGCAAAGACGTGTTCACATTGCGGCGGGTCTGGTCAATTAAGCGTTGAACAATCAACACCGTTTGGAAAAGTTGTGAACCGCAGAGTATGTAACTACTGCAGTGGAACTGGAAAACAAATTGATCATAAATGCTCAACATGTGGTGGCTCCGGCAAAGTGAGAAAGCGTAAAAAAATCAACGTCACCATTCCAGCAGGAGTAGATGACGGTCAGCAACTGAGAGTATCTGGCCAAGGTGAGCCGGGTGTAAATGGGGGACCTCCAGGTGATTTATTCGTCGTATTCCATGTGCGTGAGCATGAATTTTTCGAACGTGATGGAGATGACATTTACTGCGAAATGCCGCTAACCTTTGCACAAGCCGCATTAGGTGATGAAATCGAAGTACCAACATTACACGGCAAAGTGAAATTAAAAATTCCAGCAGGCACTCAGACAGGAACAAAATTTAGATTAAAAGGCAAGGGTGTAAAAAATGTGCGCGGTTATGGTCAGGGCGATCAGCATATCGTCGTGCGTGTTGTCACACCGACTAATTTAACAGAAGATCAAAAAGAGATTTTAAGAAAATTCGCTGAAGTGAGCGGAAATAAACCGGATGAACAAGAAATGAGCTTTTTCGATAAGGTAAAGCGCGCATTTAAAGGTGAATAA
- a CDS encoding 16S rRNA (uracil(1498)-N(3))-methyltransferase — MQRYFIDLTKEEVKARGTIVITGEDVHHLSNVMRMKAGQEILCLTTDGFEAISTIDTITKEEVICLLHGWTNQNRELPIQVTVASGLPKGDKLELIIQKGTELGANSFVPFQAARSITKLDQKKSHKKRARWEKIAKEAAEQSYRNVVPVVHPVFTFKELIQMTSEFDKCVVAYEESSKEGEQSRFSSLLQEMKSGQTLLLVFGPEGGLAEKEIEELETIGAVICGLGPRILRTETAPLYALSAISYQTELLRGELLWEQ; from the coding sequence ATGCAACGATATTTTATCGACCTCACAAAAGAAGAAGTCAAAGCAAGGGGAACCATCGTCATCACTGGTGAGGATGTGCATCATCTTTCGAACGTGATGCGAATGAAAGCAGGGCAGGAGATTCTTTGCTTAACAACAGACGGTTTTGAAGCAATCAGTACAATTGATACAATCACAAAGGAAGAAGTCATTTGTCTCCTTCATGGTTGGACGAACCAAAATAGAGAACTCCCGATTCAAGTCACTGTTGCAAGTGGTTTACCGAAAGGAGATAAGCTAGAGCTGATCATCCAAAAAGGCACTGAGCTTGGCGCAAATTCATTTGTCCCATTTCAAGCGGCTCGATCAATTACAAAGCTTGATCAAAAGAAATCACATAAAAAACGAGCGCGCTGGGAGAAAATTGCGAAAGAAGCGGCGGAACAATCATATCGCAATGTCGTTCCGGTTGTTCATCCTGTGTTCACTTTTAAAGAGCTGATTCAAATGACCAGTGAATTCGATAAATGTGTCGTTGCATACGAAGAATCATCGAAAGAAGGAGAGCAAAGCCGATTTAGTTCTTTGCTTCAAGAGATGAAAAGCGGACAAACCCTATTATTGGTTTTTGGCCCGGAAGGCGGATTGGCGGAAAAGGAGATTGAAGAACTTGAAACGATTGGAGCTGTTATTTGCGGACTCGGACCACGCATTTTAAGAACAGAAACAGCTCCACTTTACGCCCTTTCTGCTATTTCTTATCAAACAGAGTTATTAAGAGGTGAATTATTATGGGAACAGTAG
- the mtaB gene encoding tRNA (N(6)-L-threonylcarbamoyladenosine(37)-C(2))-methylthiotransferase MtaB, whose translation MGTVAFHTLGCKVNHYETEAIWQLFKEAGYERRDYDSKADVYVINTCTVTNTGDKKSRQVIRRAIRHNPDGVICVTGCYAQTSPAEIMAIPGVDIVVGTQDRHKLLGYIEEYRRERQPINGVGNIMKARVFEELDVPAFTDRTRASLKIQEGCNNFCTFCIIPWARGLLRSRDPEEVINQAKQLVDAGYKEIVLTGIHTGGYGEDLKDYHFAKLLKELDERVIGLKRIRISSIEASQITDEVIEVLDQSDKIVRHLHIPLQSGSNTVLKRMRRKYTMEFFAERLTKLKKALPGLAVTSDVIVGFPGETEDEFMETYNFVKDHQFSELHVFPYSKRTGTPAARMEDQVDENVKNERVHRLIALSDQLAKEYASAYEGDVLEIIPEESFKEKDGEHNLFVGYTDNYMKVLFEGSEDMIGQLVKVKITKAGYPYNEGQFVRISDDMQTNKVRMTS comes from the coding sequence ATGGGAACAGTAGCGTTCCATACGCTTGGCTGTAAGGTCAATCACTATGAAACAGAAGCCATCTGGCAGTTATTTAAAGAAGCTGGCTATGAAAGAAGAGATTATGATTCAAAAGCAGACGTCTATGTCATTAACACATGCACGGTTACCAATACAGGTGATAAAAAAAGTCGTCAAGTCATTAGAAGAGCCATTCGTCATAATCCAGACGGCGTCATTTGTGTCACAGGCTGTTATGCACAAACGTCTCCTGCAGAAATCATGGCGATTCCTGGAGTAGATATTGTTGTTGGTACACAAGACAGACATAAATTACTTGGTTACATTGAAGAATATCGTAGAGAAAGACAGCCGATTAATGGTGTTGGCAACATCATGAAAGCACGGGTGTTTGAAGAACTTGACGTTCCTGCCTTTACAGACCGCACACGCGCTTCATTAAAAATCCAAGAAGGCTGTAACAACTTCTGTACGTTTTGCATCATCCCATGGGCACGTGGACTTCTGCGCTCTCGTGACCCTGAAGAGGTCATCAATCAAGCAAAACAGCTTGTTGATGCCGGCTATAAAGAAATTGTGTTAACAGGCATTCACACAGGCGGATACGGAGAAGACTTAAAGGATTATCATTTTGCTAAGCTTCTGAAAGAATTAGATGAACGTGTCATCGGTTTAAAACGAATTCGCATCTCTTCAATTGAAGCTAGTCAAATAACAGATGAAGTGATTGAAGTGCTGGATCAGTCTGATAAAATCGTTAGACATCTGCACATTCCGCTGCAATCTGGCTCTAATACCGTTCTCAAAAGAATGCGCCGCAAATATACGATGGAATTCTTTGCAGAGCGTTTAACAAAGCTGAAAAAGGCTCTTCCAGGTCTTGCTGTGACATCTGATGTGATTGTTGGATTCCCTGGAGAAACAGAAGATGAGTTTATGGAAACCTACAATTTTGTCAAAGATCATCAATTTTCTGAACTCCACGTATTCCCTTACAGCAAACGTACGGGCACTCCGGCTGCAAGAATGGAAGACCAAGTAGACGAAAATGTCAAAAATGAACGCGTGCACCGCCTGATCGCTCTTTCTGACCAGCTTGCGAAAGAATATGCGTCAGCATATGAAGGAGATGTACTAGAGATTATCCCTGAAGAATCCTTCAAAGAAAAAGACGGAGAGCACAATCTTTTTGTTGGCTATACAGATAACTACATGAAGGTCTTATTTGAAGGTAGTGAAGACATGATCGGTCAATTGGTCAAAGTCAAAATTACGAAAGCAGGCTATCCTTATAACGAAGGGCAGTTTGTACGTATAAGCGATGACATGCAAACAAATAAGGTAAGAATGACGTCATAA